The genomic interval GACAAAGAGGCCGAAGACCGCTATCAGCTAAGAACCGACATCGGCTTGCGTTTTGGTGAAGTGCACGCACCGCGTGGTTTTGTGCAAGGGCAAAACATGCTGCGCATTTTGCGTGAAACCACCGGGAACTTAAATGAGTTCCAATCATTTGATGATCTCGCGATACCTTACCGCTCAGTGGCCACTGATATTGTAGAGCTGCAAGAAGTGGTGATCGATAAAGGCCAACTGGTGGATGCTATGATGGCCAGTATGTCTGTGCCTGGTGCGTTACCTCCATACGAGCTCAATGGGCGCATGTTGGTCGATGGCGGCGTTGTTAACAATATGCCAGTGGATATTGCCAGAGCGATGGGGGCAGACATTGTTATTGCTGTCGACATCAGTACCGATTACAAGCAGAAAGAAGACTTTACCAGCATGCTGGTGGTCGCAGATCAGTTGTCTAATTATCTTGTTCGTCGCAGCACCCAACAACAAGCGGAGAGCTTAGGCGGACAGGATGTATACCTGAGACCAGATGTTGGTCAAATGGAAACCACCGAATTTGCCAAAATGCCAGATGCCTATGAGGCCGGCTACAAAGCAACCTATCAGATGAAAGAGAAGCTGCTGGCTCTGCGACTCAATGGCAGCCAATACCAGCACTATATTGATGCTAAGCAGCAAGCACGAAAAATGCTCAACTATGGTGACCAGACTCGCGTCGATCAAATTGTGGTGATCAACAATACCCACTACAGTGATGGTCTATTGACTCGTCGTCTTGATTTGGATACTGGCCGAGTACTGAAAACGGATGAAATCGAAGCGGCGATAGAAAACCTCTATGCCTTAGATCGCTTCGAACTGATCTCTTATCACTATGAGGAAGTGGACGGGATCAACCAACTCGTGGTCGTGGTGGATGAAAAATCATGGGGGCCAAATTACGTTAACTTTCGCTTTTTCCTTGAAGATGATTTCACCACAGACAGCCAATATGGTGTTGGCCTCTCGACCAACTTCACCGATCTGAACTCCCAAGGTGGTGAGTTGACCATTAATTTGGAAATGGGCACTGATAAATTAGCCGAGGCGGAGTTTTATTCACCGATCTTTTTTGGTCAGGAGCTGTTTGCGACGGCTAAAACCACTTACAGCAGTGATAAGCGCAGTGTTCCATTGTCTGATTTCGATGAGCCTCCACTCGAGAATGCCTATGATTATTTCCCGATAACCTACTCACAATTTATTGGTGAGTTGGCGCTAGGATACCAACCGACACTATGGCAAGAGCTGAAACTGGGGGCTCGTTACGCGAAAGGGGATATTGAGCTATCCACCATTCAATCGGCGGGATCGAGTAACTTCGAGCGCCTTGGTGCATTCGTACAATATCGTTTAGATACCTTAGACAATTATGCTCTTCCCACGCGTGGCGCTTACTTGGATATCGAATATTTGGTCTCCCATGATGAAAGCCCCGAGATCTTTGAAAGTGACTTTACTGGCCAATCACAAAGTGACACGGTTCACGAGTTATCTTTGGCCGCACGGGTTGCGACGACCTATAAGCGTCATACTTTGGTCGGGTCTGCCGATTATGAGGTGGTGCAAAGTAAAAACAACTATATTCCCCTTGATCCTAAGGCTATCGGTGGCTTTCTCAATCTGTCCGGTATTCCGCGCAATAGTCTGATTGGACAAAACAAACTTTTCACCAGTTTGGTCTATCGCTATCGTTGGTTTGATAATGACTTTGGCATGTTTGAGGCTCCAGTCTATTTAGGCGCATCGATTGAGTATGGTGGTGTCTGGTCGGATACGACGTTAACAATCAGTGACGCACCGCTCTACAACGCGGCGAGTGTGTTCGCAGGAATTAACTCGCCCATTGGGCCCATTATCTTGGGTTATGGTCGCACTGAACGAGATTTGGACGCGATCTATTTGATCATTGGTACATCGTTCCGCTAGTGATGAAAAGTTGAACAAAAAAGACGAATAAATAGCTAAATTTAATGGGACTTTAGTCTTAAGTTGCTATGTTGGTCAAAGTGATGAGATTTTAATTTATCGTTAAATTTGCTATTCTATCGCCCACAGTTTGGCCTCTGCGGCGCTGTTTCTCAATCATAATTGAATGAAAACATGGGCAATAGGGAGCCAAGTTTCCAAGGATGTTCACTCCTTTACTTTGAATCATAGTAATAACAAAAGGAGGAACCGCAATGAGAGGAAAAAGTCGTGCTTGAAGCCTACCGTAAACACGTCGAAGAGCGTGCAGCAGAGGGAGTTGTTCCAAAACCTCTAGATGCAGAACAAGTTGCTGGACTTGTTGAACTTCTGAAAAATCCCCCACAAGGTGAAGAAGAGTTTCTTCTAGACCTACTTGAAAACCGCATTCCCCCAGGTGTTGATGAAGCCGCGTATGTTAAAGCGGGTTTCCTTGCTGCGGTGATTCGTGGTGAAGCAAGCTCTTCGCTTGTCAGCCGTGAGCATGCGGCAAAACTGCTTGGCACCATGCAAGGTGGTTACAACATCGAACCATTGGTTGCCTTGCTGGATGATGAAGCTCTGGCGCCAATTGCCGTTGAAGCGCTGTCTCACACGTTGCTGATGTTTGACGTTTTCTATGACGTTGAAGAAAAAGCGAAAGCCGGTAATCAATATGCGCAACAAGTGCTTCAGTCATGGGCTGATGCAGAATGGTTCTTATCAAAACCTGAGCTTGCCGAAAAAATTACGTTAACCGTATTTAAAGTCACGGGTGAAACCAACACCGATGATCTGTCTCCAGCTCCGGATGCTTGGTCTCGCCCTGATATTCCTGTTCACGCTTTAGCGATGCTAAAAAATGAGCGTGAAGGCATTGTGCCAGATCAGCCTGGCAGCATTGGCCCGATCAAACAGATTGAAGCGCTAAAAGAACAAGGTCACCAACTTGTTTATGTTGGTGATGTTGTGGGTACAGGTTCATCTCGTAAATCAGCAACCAACTCAGTGCTTTGGTTTATGGGTGATGACATTCCTTACGTACCAAACAAACGTGCGGGTGGTTATGTATTGGGTGGTAAAATCGCACCTATCTTCTTTAACACGATGGAAGATGCGGGTGCGCTACCTATCGAAGTGGACGTCTCCAAGCTCAACATGGGCGATGTGATTGATGTCTACCCATATCAAGGTAAAGTGGCCAACCATGCAACCGGTGAGGTTCTCGCTGAATTCTCACTCAAAACGGATGTGTTGATTGATGAAGTTCGTGCTGGTGGCCGTATTCCACTGATCATCGGTCGTGGTTTGACAGAGAAAGCACGTCAATCACTAGGCTTAGCGCCATCTGATGTATTCCGCAAACCAGCTGACGTTGCAGATTCGGGCAAAGGCTACACGCTTGCTCAGAAGATGGTGGGTAAAGCATGTGGCGTAACGGGTATTCGCCCAGGGACCTACTGTGAACCTAAAATGACCACCGTTGGTTCGCAAGACACCACTGGCCCAATGACGCGTGATGAGCTAAAAGATCTCGCTTGTCTTGGTTTCTCTGCCGATCTTGTGATGCAGTCTTTCTGTCACACCTCAGCGTATCCAAAGCCTGTAGACGTGAACACACACCATACTCTGCCTGATTTCATCATGAATCGCGGCGGTGTGTCACTGCGCCCAGGCGATGGTGTTATCCACTCATGGCTAAACCGCATGCTGCTGCCTGATACTGTCGGTACAGGTGGTGACTCGCATACTCGTTTCCCATTGGGCATTTCATTCCCTGCAGGTTCTGGTCTCGTTGCGTTTGCGGCAGCGACCGGTGTTATGCCTCTGGATATGCCTGAGTCAATCTTGGTGCGCTTTAAAGGCGAAATGCAGCCAGGTATTACGCTGCGTGATCTTGTCCATGCCATTCCTTACTACGGCATCAAGCAAGGTCTATTAACGGTTGAGAAAGCCGGTAAGATCAACGAATTCTCTGGTCGTATTCTGGAAATCGAAGGGGTAGAACACCTCACGGTTGAGCAAGCGTTTGAACTGTCTGATGCATCCGCTGAGCGCTCTGCGGCAGGTTGTACTGTGAAACTGTCTCAAGCAT from Vibrio vulnificus NBRC 15645 = ATCC 27562 carries:
- a CDS encoding patatin-like phospholipase family protein, with product MTCCFVVFVGLLKLPTVFAQSLSSYEEERPKVAVVLAGGGAKGAAHIGVLKALEEMQIPVDYITGTSMGAYVGGLYATGMSADEIESFIYSIDWYSGYRDRVDRSQRRVRDKEAEDRYQLRTDIGLRFGEVHAPRGFVQGQNMLRILRETTGNLNEFQSFDDLAIPYRSVATDIVELQEVVIDKGQLVDAMMASMSVPGALPPYELNGRMLVDGGVVNNMPVDIARAMGADIVIAVDISTDYKQKEDFTSMLVVADQLSNYLVRRSTQQQAESLGGQDVYLRPDVGQMETTEFAKMPDAYEAGYKATYQMKEKLLALRLNGSQYQHYIDAKQQARKMLNYGDQTRVDQIVVINNTHYSDGLLTRRLDLDTGRVLKTDEIEAAIENLYALDRFELISYHYEEVDGINQLVVVVDEKSWGPNYVNFRFFLEDDFTTDSQYGVGLSTNFTDLNSQGGELTINLEMGTDKLAEAEFYSPIFFGQELFATAKTTYSSDKRSVPLSDFDEPPLENAYDYFPITYSQFIGELALGYQPTLWQELKLGARYAKGDIELSTIQSAGSSNFERLGAFVQYRLDTLDNYALPTRGAYLDIEYLVSHDESPEIFESDFTGQSQSDTVHELSLAARVATTYKRHTLVGSADYEVVQSKNNYIPLDPKAIGGFLNLSGIPRNSLIGQNKLFTSLVYRYRWFDNDFGMFEAPVYLGASIEYGGVWSDTTLTISDAPLYNAASVFAGINSPIGPIILGYGRTERDLDAIYLIIGTSFR
- the acnB gene encoding bifunctional aconitate hydratase 2/2-methylisocitrate dehydratase gives rise to the protein MLEAYRKHVEERAAEGVVPKPLDAEQVAGLVELLKNPPQGEEEFLLDLLENRIPPGVDEAAYVKAGFLAAVIRGEASSSLVSREHAAKLLGTMQGGYNIEPLVALLDDEALAPIAVEALSHTLLMFDVFYDVEEKAKAGNQYAQQVLQSWADAEWFLSKPELAEKITLTVFKVTGETNTDDLSPAPDAWSRPDIPVHALAMLKNEREGIVPDQPGSIGPIKQIEALKEQGHQLVYVGDVVGTGSSRKSATNSVLWFMGDDIPYVPNKRAGGYVLGGKIAPIFFNTMEDAGALPIEVDVSKLNMGDVIDVYPYQGKVANHATGEVLAEFSLKTDVLIDEVRAGGRIPLIIGRGLTEKARQSLGLAPSDVFRKPADVADSGKGYTLAQKMVGKACGVTGIRPGTYCEPKMTTVGSQDTTGPMTRDELKDLACLGFSADLVMQSFCHTSAYPKPVDVNTHHTLPDFIMNRGGVSLRPGDGVIHSWLNRMLLPDTVGTGGDSHTRFPLGISFPAGSGLVAFAAATGVMPLDMPESILVRFKGEMQPGITLRDLVHAIPYYGIKQGLLTVEKAGKINEFSGRILEIEGVEHLTVEQAFELSDASAERSAAGCTVKLSQASIEEYLNSNIVMLKWMISEGYGDRRTIERRIVAMQEWLASPELMSADSDAEYAHVIEIDLAEIKEPILCAPNDPDDARLLSDVQGTQIDEVFIGSCMTNIGHFRAAGKLLEKFKGQLDTRLWIAPPTKMDRDQLTEEGYYGIYGRAGVRIETPGCSLCMGNQARVADKTTVMSTSTRNFPNRLGTGANVYLSSAELAAVGAILGRIPTVEEYMEYAKQLDATAADTYRYLNFHLMGQYTKKADTVIFQQPA